The following proteins come from a genomic window of Acinetobacter sp. SAAs474:
- a CDS encoding YbfB/YjiJ family MFS transporter, which yields MKSQIKLSLFLCLSMCLGIGILRFSYTALLPYTRDAFGWSTAFASILSSANLLGYLIGAFSAMRLPQTKIMSSFIQIAAILGMISLFCCAFDGFNSIWYIFWRIISGISGGLLMILSPSIVALCAGLNDRLKINFIGFSGIGLGVLISTCFLSYLDRISIQTAWLILCSTAFLICIYMIYALRQFKKELPTSLSRAVPTAKVNILFYSLLFAYSSSAFAYIPHSLFWIDYLSQDLNIALSFVNFNWILYGIGSALGAFVGYLFAKRIGNFNALKVLYSIYIVAIMMATLSFNHVFILASSFLTGLLNPAVVFLTSYTILQLYGLSYKKLWSIATLSFAAIQLIGGLSFSYLQKIGFSYHQQFVIGSLVLFIGTLQLFIFLKSENSVAKLSVSK from the coding sequence ATGAAATCACAAATTAAATTAAGCTTATTCCTTTGTCTTAGCATGTGCCTAGGTATTGGTATTCTACGTTTTTCATATACCGCGCTATTACCTTATACACGTGATGCATTTGGCTGGTCTACAGCGTTTGCCAGCATTTTGAGTAGTGCCAATTTATTGGGCTATCTTATCGGGGCATTTAGTGCAATGCGTTTACCGCAAACCAAAATCATGTCTTCTTTTATCCAAATCGCTGCCATTCTCGGCATGATCAGTCTTTTTTGCTGCGCTTTCGATGGATTTAACTCTATTTGGTATATATTTTGGCGTATTATTTCAGGGATAAGTGGTGGTTTATTAATGATCTTATCACCCAGTATTGTTGCATTATGTGCTGGTTTAAATGATCGTTTAAAAATTAATTTTATAGGATTTAGTGGCATTGGCTTAGGGGTTTTAATTTCCACATGTTTCTTATCTTATTTAGATCGAATATCTATTCAGACTGCTTGGTTAATCTTATGTAGTACAGCATTTTTAATTTGTATTTACATGATTTATGCACTACGACAATTTAAAAAAGAACTCCCGACTTCACTTAGTCGTGCTGTTCCTACAGCAAAAGTAAATATATTATTTTATAGTTTGCTGTTTGCGTATAGTTCTAGTGCTTTTGCGTATATTCCACATTCGTTATTTTGGATTGATTATCTTAGTCAGGACTTAAATATTGCTTTATCATTTGTTAATTTTAACTGGATTCTATATGGCATAGGCAGTGCATTAGGTGCGTTTGTTGGCTATTTATTTGCAAAGCGAATAGGGAATTTTAATGCACTTAAAGTATTATATTCTATATATATAGTAGCTATTATGATGGCAACGCTCAGTTTTAATCACGTTTTTATTTTGGCATCATCATTTTTAACAGGCTTACTTAATCCAGCAGTGGTCTTTTTAACTTCATATACGATTTTACAGCTTTATGGTCTTTCATATAAAAAATTATGGAGTATTGCGACTTTAAGTTTTGCTGCTATTCAACTTATTGGTGGACTAAGTTTTAGTTATTTACAAAAAATAGGTTTTAGCTATCATCAGCAGTTTGTGATTGGTTCATTGGTATTATTTATCGGCACATTACAGCTTTTCATATTTTTAAAATCAGAAAATTCTGTAGCTAAACTTAGTGTTTCAAAATAG
- the gcvA gene encoding transcriptional regulator GcvA, with the protein MDSPKHLNALRAFEASARHQSFSAAATELNVTSAAVGQLVRTLEDVMGVTLFYRSSSGKQRLKLTEAGEVLLPDIQTGFSYINQAIHKVKLNSMAQKLTVAISPTFATKWLLPKIDNFQRAYPEIKISFDTDLKPIDFNSRGIDIAVRYGAGNWEGLVAQKLMEEEIYPVCSPSFYQQHQAQLLELKNIVTLPLIHCHALDRQSGFITWQTWLDEHNIQMNDDKGFKINNSAAVLQLAMDGHGIALARSVIAHDDVKAARLIHLFPDIKRQCDLAYYLVYREECCELPKIEAFRTWITSEIEMLSSGSGY; encoded by the coding sequence ATGGATTCACCTAAACATTTAAATGCCTTAAGAGCTTTTGAAGCAAGCGCTAGACATCAAAGTTTCTCAGCTGCTGCAACAGAGTTGAATGTCACTTCCGCTGCTGTTGGCCAGTTAGTGAGAACACTAGAAGATGTAATGGGTGTGACATTGTTTTATCGATCAAGCAGCGGAAAGCAGAGACTAAAATTAACAGAAGCTGGTGAAGTTCTGCTTCCAGATATTCAAACGGGTTTTAGCTATATCAATCAGGCGATCCATAAAGTTAAATTAAATAGCATGGCACAAAAATTAACCGTTGCAATTAGTCCAACTTTTGCCACAAAATGGTTATTACCCAAAATTGATAATTTTCAGCGCGCATATCCTGAAATTAAAATATCTTTTGATACCGACTTAAAACCGATTGATTTTAATAGTAGAGGAATTGATATTGCCGTGCGCTATGGAGCAGGTAACTGGGAGGGACTGGTCGCTCAAAAACTCATGGAAGAAGAAATTTATCCCGTCTGTTCGCCCAGTTTTTATCAGCAACATCAAGCTCAGCTTTTAGAACTCAAAAATATCGTCACATTACCATTAATACATTGCCATGCTTTAGATCGCCAATCTGGATTTATTACCTGGCAGACTTGGCTCGATGAACACAATATCCAAATGAATGATGATAAAGGCTTTAAAATCAATAACTCTGCAGCAGTGCTACAATTGGCTATGGATGGACATGGTATTGCATTAGCACGAAGTGTTATCGCTCATGATGATGTTAAAGCAGCACGCTTAATCCATCTATTCCCAGATATTAAACGTCAATGCGATTTAGCATATTATCTGGTCTATCGTGAAGAGTGTTGCGAATTACCAAAAATAGAGGCTTTTCGTACTTGGATCACATCAGAAATTGAAATGTTAAGCTCTGGCTCTGGATATTAA
- a CDS encoding PaaI family thioesterase: MTKIAFQDLYAEDFSHCFGCGRNNQHGYHLKSYWSDDMTKTFAKIIPANIYTGGVPDHLYGGMIASLFDCHGMASAAAFKSKSLNLIFDGSTYLARCVTASLSINFIKPTPIDTEILIYGELISIEERKIRVGLSLLAAGQLCATGEILAIELKK; encoded by the coding sequence ATGACAAAAATTGCATTTCAGGATTTATATGCTGAAGATTTCAGCCATTGTTTTGGTTGCGGTCGTAACAATCAACATGGCTATCATTTAAAGAGCTATTGGTCTGATGACATGACTAAAACATTCGCCAAGATCATACCAGCCAATATCTATACTGGTGGTGTACCAGATCATTTATATGGCGGCATGATTGCCTCTTTATTTGACTGCCATGGCATGGCATCTGCAGCAGCATTTAAAAGTAAATCATTAAACTTAATATTTGACGGATCAACTTATTTAGCAAGATGTGTAACAGCCTCATTGTCGATTAATTTTATAAAACCAACCCCAATTGATACCGAAATATTGATATATGGAGAATTGATCTCTATCGAGGAACGTAAGATACGGGTTGGCTTAAGTTTATTGGCTGCGGGGCAGTTATGTGCTACAGGTGAAATATTAGCGATAGAGTTAAAAAAATAA